Within the Acidimicrobiales bacterium genome, the region TCGAACGCCCTCGACACCGATTTCTGGGGCCTTTTTGGCATCTTCGTCTTGCTGATCGGTATCGCGGTCGCCGGCGTTACCGCGGCCCGCAACTTCGGAAACGTTCAACTGCCCGACAAGATCCTGGGCTACACGATCGATCAGCTGATGACGATGCTGGCACTGGCGGTGTTCTTGCCCACCTTCGGCATGCAGCTGGGCGGACAGTCTGTCGAATTCGGCCTCACGCTGGCCTGGCTGTCATCGGCCGCGATAATCGTCGGTGGGGTACTGAAGGAAAAGGGGAACTAGCCAAACGGCGGGTTCGAACCAGAACGCGAAAGATGCCCGGGTCGCGCGACCCGGGCATCTTCAGTTCTTCAATCGGTCCGGTCGGGTCAGAGACCCGCTACGACCTCGGCCATCAGATCGCCGGCCTCGGTGGGGTTGAGACCGACCTTCACACCGGCGTCGGCCAGGGCGTCCATCTTGGCCTGAGCGGTGCCCTTGCCACCCGAGACGATGGCGCCCGCGTGGCCCATCTTCTTTCCGGGAGGAGCGGTGACGCCGGCGATGTAGGAGGTGACCGGCTTGCTCATGTGGTTCTTGATGAACTCAGCGGCCTCTTCTTCGGCCGAGCCACCGATCTCGCCGATCATCATGACGGCCTTGGTCTCGGGGTCGGCCTCGAATGCCCTCAAGCAGTCGATGAACGAGGTGCCAGGCACCGGGTCGCCACCGATACCCACGCAGGTGGTGACGCCAATGTCTTTTTGCTTGAGCTCATAGAGCGCCTGATAGGTGAGTGTGCCCGAACGGCTGACGATGCCGACCGGGCCACCGGCCTTGGCGATGTGTCCGGCGGTGATACCGATGTTGCACTTGCCAGGGCTGATGATGCCGGGGCAGTTCGGGCCCAACAGGCGCACGTTGGGGAAGTCGCGGCGCAGCTTGTTGTAGAACCAAGCCTCATCGTGGGCGGGCACACCCTCGGTGATGGCCACGATGAACTCGATGCCGCCCTCGGCAGCCTCCATCACCGCATCCTTGACCCCCGGGGCGGGGATGAAGATGCAGCTGGCGGTGGCGCCCGTCTCGGCCACGGCCTCGGCGACCGAGGCGTAGATGGGAATACCATCGACATCGGTGCCGGCCTTCTTTGGGTTGGTACCTGCGACGACCTGGGTGCCGTATTCGCGGTTGAGCAGGCCGTAGTAGCGGCCCTGCGAACCGGTGAGGCCCTGGTAGACGACCTTGGTGTTCTCGTCGACGAAAATGCTCACTTGTGGGCTCCTCAGTTCGCCAGCTCGACAGCCCGGCGGGCGGCGTCCAGCATCGTGTCTTCCATCTGCAGGGCATCGCCCAGGTGCGGGCGCAGGATCTCGCGGCCCTCGTCGGCGTTGGTGCCATCGAGGCGGATCACGATGGGTGCGTCGATCTTGACCCGATTCATGGCCTCGATGATGCCGTTGGCGACCTCTTCGCCCCGTGTGATGCCACCGAAGATGTTGATGAAGATCGACTTGACGTTGGGGTCGTTGTTGATGACCTCCATCGCTCCGGCCATCACGTCGGCGTTGGCGCCGCCACCGATGTCGAGGAAGTTGGCCGGCGCTCCGCCGACCTGGTTGACCACGTCGACCGTGCTCATGGCCAGCCCGGCACCGTTGGCGATGACGCCCACGGAACCCTCCAGACCCACGTATTGCAGGCCCTTGTCGTGGGCTGCCGACTCGCGCTCGTCGCGGGGCTGGGTCTCGTCGTACTGGGCATAGTCGCCATGACGAAACACCGAGTTGCCGTCGAGGGTGACCTTGGCGTCGAGGACGTGGACACGCTTGTCGGGGGTGAAGATGAGGGGGTTGATCTCGACCAGGTCGGCGTCGCCCTCGACATAGGCCCGGTAGAGCTTCATCAAGATGCCGACCGCACCTTCGGTGGCCTCGGGGTTGAGCTTTGCGGCCTCGACCCATGCGCGCGCCGCGTCTTCGGTCAGGCCGTCTACGGGGTCGACCCAGATCTTGGCGATGGCGTCGGGGTTCTCCTCGGCCACGGCCTCGATCTCGACGCCACCCTCGGCCGACAGCATGCCCAGATGTTTCTTGGCCGATCGGTCGAGGGTGAAGCTGGCGTAGTACTCCTCGGCGATGTCGGATGCCTTCTCGATCCAGACCCGCTGGACGATGTGGCCCCTGATGTCGAGCCCGAGGATGTTGCCCGCGTGCTCGCGGACATCGTCGACGGTCGCTGCGAACTTCACGCCGCCGGCCTTGCCACGCCCGCCGGTGTGGACCTGGGCCTTCACCATCACAGGTGTGCCCAGCCGCTCGGCGGCAGCAACTGCCTCGTCGACGGTGAAGGCGACCTCGCCGGGCGACACCGGCATGTCGAAGGTCGCGAAGAACTGTTTGCCTTGGTATTCGAAGAGATCCACTCGGCCACTCCTGGTCGGTTCCGGCGCACGCCGATCGCGCCACCAGGACAGCCATACTAGGCGGGTGGAAGCCGGCGCGAATCAACCCGACCCCAGCGCAAAGATCGCGCGCTTCACTTCCGAGCAGCGCGGTGTCATCTTGGGCGCAGCGGTGGTGGTCGCGACCATGCTGGCTCTGGCTGTGGTGGCCGTGACCATCGGACGCGATCGCTCGACCACCAGTCTGGGCGACGACAGGTTCCAAGACATCAGGGCCGCCGAGATCTTGACCGTGGTCGACGATGGCGGGCCTGTCTTCTTCCCCGATCTGACCGACGGCACGCGCGACATCTATGTGACGCATTTGGGCGACGACCCGCTTCGGGGCTTCCTGGCGTTCTCGGCCCGATCGCCACAGACCTCGTGCCTCGTCGAGTGGCGGCCGGCGGTGACGGTGTTCGTCGACACCTGCGATGAGACGCTGACCTACCCACCGGACGGATCAGGTCTCGAGCAATACCCGGTCGAGCTCAGCGAAGGAAAGCTGCAGATCGACATCAACTACGCAGATCGGCCCAACGCCGACGGCTAGGCCGATCCGAGGCTCAGATCTTCTCGATCGGAGCCCAACCCAACAGCAGGCGCTTCTCGCCGGCGTCGGGAAATCGGACCACCAACTCGGCGTTTTCACCGATGCCTATGACGTCGAGCACCACCCCATCGCCGTATTTGGCGTGCCTGACATCGTCGCCGGGACGAAGCTGAGGCCCCGACGCGGATGCCGATGCCTCGGCCCCAGCCTGCATGGCTCGCTCGACCACCCGCTCGCGCGCCTCTTGGCGCCGGCGCGCCCGGCGCTCTTCCTGGCGCGACGACAACGACAGCCCCCGCCCCGATCCGATCGGCGCCGAGAAGTCGGAATCGTCGAGCCTGTCGAGCGACCGAAGCGACGGCCTGCCACCACCACGACCCGGTCGTGACGAACGATCCTCGAGGAGTTCGGCCGGGATCTCGTCGATGAACCGGCTGGGCGGGTTGTATTGGGTGGAGCCGAAGATGGTGCGGCTCCAGGCGTTGGTCAGGTACAGCCGCTCTTGGCCGCGGGTGATGCCGACGTAGCACAGGCGCCGCTCTTCTTCGAGCTCGTCTGGCTCGCCCAGAGAACGCAGATGGGGGAACACGCCGTCCTCGAGCCCCATCATGAACACGGTCGGGAACTCGAGACCCTTGGCCGAGTGCAGGGTCATGATGACTACCTGCGATTCGTCTCCGTCCAGGTCGTCGGTGTCGGCCACCAGCGACACCTGCTCGAGGAACTCTGCGATGCTGTCGTGTTCGCGAGCGCTACCCAGCAGCTCCGCGAGGTTCTCGAGACGGCCCTCGGCCTCGATCGAACGCTCGGCCCGCAGCTCGTCGAGGTAGCCAGATCGTTCCAGGGCCGACTCCAGGACGGCTGCCGGACCCTCGTCGACCAACCCGGTCATGGCGTCGAGCATCTCTATGAAGCCGACGATTCCCTTGGCAGCGCGCCCGCTGACGCCGGCAGCTTCCCAGTCTCGGAGGGCTTCGACGAACGTAACGCCGTTGGCCGTTGCCCACGCATCGACCTTGGCGATGCTGGAGTCACCCACCCCTCGCTTCGGCGTGTTGATGATGCGCTTGAGCGAAACCTCGTCTGCAGGATTGGCGACCGCCTTCAGGTATGCGAGAGCGTCCTTTACCTCGCGCCGGTCATAGAACCTGGTGCCCCCCACGACCTTGTAGGGGATTCCCATCTTGACCAGGTGTTCTTCGAGGATGCGGCTCTGGGCGTTGGTACGGAAGAAGACAGCGATGTCGCTCCAGCGGATATCTCCGTGACTGTGCAACCGCGACATCTCGCCGGCCACCCAGGCCGCCTCGTCGGACTCGTCGTCGCCCTGATACCGAACGATGCGGTCCCCGCCGGTCTTGTCGGTCCACAGATCCTTGGGCTTGCGCCCGGCGTTGCGAGCGATGACCGCATTGGCTGCGTCGAGGATGGTCTGGGTCGACCGGTAGTTCTGGTCGAGCACGATGACCGTGGCGTCTGGAAAGGCGTGTTCGAACTCGAGGATGTTGCGGATGTCGGCACCGCGAAATCTATAGATCGACTGGTCGCTGTCGCCGACAACACAGATGTTGCGGTGCTGCTCGGCCAGCATCAAGACGATCTCGTTCTGGGCCTTGTTGGTGTCTTGGTACTCGTCGACCATGACGTGCTGAAAGCGCTGCTGGTAGTGGGCCAGCACATCTGGCGCAGCCTTGAACAGCTCGACCGTGACGGTGAGCAGGTCGTCGAAATCCATGGCGCCGGCCTTGCGCAGCCGGCTTTGGTATTCGAGGTAGGCGTCGCCGATCTTGCGTTCGAAGATGGTGCCCGCCGTGTCGCGGTACTGGTCGGGGCCCACCAACTCGTTCTTGGCCGTCGAGATGTGACCGTGGACGCTGCGAGGCGGGAACTTCTTGGGGTCGATTCCGAGATCGCGCAACACATAGCCGGTCAGGCGCACGGCATCGGCCTGGTCGTAGATGCTGAACGACGACGGATAGCCCAGCACCACCGCGTCGCGGCGCAAGATGCGCACACAGGCGGAGTGAAAGGTCGAAACCCACATCTTCTCGGCTACGGGACCTATGAGCCCGCCGACCCGATGACGCATCTCGTCAGCGGCCTTGTTGGTGAAGGTGATAGCCAGGATCTCGAACGGCGAAGCACCCTGATCGATGAGATGGGCGATGCGATGCGTGAGAACACGGGTCTTGCCCGACCCGGCGCCCGCGACCACCAACAACGGCCCGTGCTGATGAAGCACTGCGTCGTACTGGGCGGGATTGAGGCCGTCGAAGATCGGGGTCGCAGCAACCATGCGCGTTCGAGACTAGCGATGTTGTGTGACACCACGGGCGCTGGTCGCCGGATCGGTCGAACTCATCGGCTAGGTTGGCCCCTGTGGGTGAAGAGGTTTCACCTCCAGCATGGTTCGCTCGCCTGATGACGCTCGAAGCCTCTAGGGCGATGGTCGAGGTCGCCTACTCGCCTGGCCAGGTGCTGATGGGCGCCGGCACGTCCGGCGACGAGTTCATCATCCTCACGACGGGCACCTGCCGAGTGGTCGAGCGCCTGACCATGAGCGGGGTTCACCACCCGGTGGGCGTGGAAGGTCCAGAGATTGCACGTGTCGATGCATACGCGCTGCTCGGAGAGATAGGGCTGCTGACCAGGGCCCAGCACCGACACGACGTCGTTGCGGTCGGGCAGGTGACGGGCCTGAAGGGCGATGCGGCGACGTTCGCCGAGTTGCTGGAAGACCGCGAGTTGGCAGAGATGATCGGCTCGACAGCTGCTCAACGCTTGGCCAGCCAGGTGGTTCCCGTTCCGGCTGAGACCGACAGGGGGCACCTGACGATGCTTCGGCCGATGCTGCCAGTCGATCGCCCCGACTACATCCACAAGCTGGCGACGGCATCGGCCGAGACCATCCTCAACCGCTTCTTCTCGAGAGCCAGGCCCACCCCGAAGGTCATAGAGCGGCTGCTGAACATCGACTTCGTTCACCAGTTCGTGTGGGTGGCGAGCGACCCCGACGATCTCGCCGTCACCTGGGGCGAAGGCCGCTACATCCTCGACCCCAGGTGCCAGAACGGTGTCGAGATGGCCGTGACCGTCGACGAGGACCAGCGCGGCAAAGGCCTGGGCAACCTGTTGGTGGGTGCTGTCGCCGCGTCGGCTGCCGCGGCGGGTTTCGACGAGTTCACCGCCTATGTCCTGGCCGAAAATGCCGCCATGCGGGCCGTGTTGAACCGCGCCGGCGCAAGCTGGAAACGATTCGAGCCAGGCGTGGTCAGCACCAGCATCCACCCACTGGCGGTCGCCGAAGCGCTGATACCCGACCTGATCGGGCCCATCACCGCGGCCACCAGCGACCTCATCCACGCCGCCGAGGTCGCGCTCTCCTGACAACGGCCTCGCGTTCGGTAGGGTCCGCAATGTGACGAGAAGGCCATTTCGATTCGGAGTTCAAGCGAGCCGGGCAACATCTGCCGACGAGTGGAAGGATCTCGCCCGAAAGGCCGAAGACCTGGGCTACTCGACGCTGACCATGGCCGATCACTTCGACGATCAACTGGCCGCAGGCCCTGCGCTGGCCATGGCGGCCGAGGCCACCACGAAACTGCGTCTGGGGACGATCGTCTATTGCAACGACTACCGCCACCCCGTCGTGTTGGCCAAGGAAGCCGCAACGCTCGACCTGTTGACCGAGGGCCGCTTCGAGTTCGGCCTCGGCGCGGGCTGGATGACCTCGGACTACGCCAGCTCGGGAATCGAACTCGAACCTGCGGGCCGGCGAATCGACAGAATGCTCGAGTCGCTCGAGATCTGCCGGCGGCTCTTTGGAGACGCCCCCGTCGATTTCAAAGGCGAGCACTATCAGATCTCGGGGCTCTCCGGCGGCCCTCGGCCCCGCACACCGGGCGGGCCTCCGGTATTCATCGGAGGTGGCGGGCCGCGGATGCTGCGCGAAGCCGGACGCCACGCCGACATGGTGGGGATCAACTTCAACCTCAACCCTGGGGTCATTTCAGCCGAGTTGGGGCCCGACGCCACCCCCGAACGTGCCGACGAGAAGATCTCGTGGGTCAAGGCCGGAGCCGGTGACCGATGGAACGACATCGAGATCCAGGTCCGAATCCACCTCGCCACCGTCACCGATGATCGGATGTCGATGGCCGAGATGCTCGCTCCAGCTTTCGGCCTCACGACAGACCAGGCCCTGGGGTCGCCCTTCGCCCTCGTCGGAACCGCCCAACAGATTGCCGAAGACCTCCTGGCCAGGCGTGAACGATGGGCCATCAGCTACATCACGGTCAGCGCAGATGCGATGGATCAGATGGGCGCGGTCATCGAATTGCTCGACGGGCGATGAACCACCTGCCGTACTGCCCACTTTGCGGCGCGCGCATCGACCTGGACGTTCCCGGATCGTGCCCGTCTTGTGGTGAACCCCACTTTCGCAACGCGCGCCCCACCGCCGGGGGACTATTGGTTCACGAGGGC harbors:
- the sucD gene encoding succinate--CoA ligase subunit alpha, encoding MSIFVDENTKVVYQGLTGSQGRYYGLLNREYGTQVVAGTNPKKAGTDVDGIPIYASVAEAVAETGATASCIFIPAPGVKDAVMEAAEGGIEFIVAITEGVPAHDEAWFYNKLRRDFPNVRLLGPNCPGIISPGKCNIGITAGHIAKAGGPVGIVSRSGTLTYQALYELKQKDIGVTTCVGIGGDPVPGTSFIDCLRAFEADPETKAVMMIGEIGGSAEEEAAEFIKNHMSKPVTSYIAGVTAPPGKKMGHAGAIVSGGKGTAQAKMDALADAGVKVGLNPTEAGDLMAEVVAGL
- the sucC gene encoding ADP-forming succinate--CoA ligase subunit beta; amino-acid sequence: MDLFEYQGKQFFATFDMPVSPGEVAFTVDEAVAAAERLGTPVMVKAQVHTGGRGKAGGVKFAATVDDVREHAGNILGLDIRGHIVQRVWIEKASDIAEEYYASFTLDRSAKKHLGMLSAEGGVEIEAVAEENPDAIAKIWVDPVDGLTEDAARAWVEAAKLNPEATEGAVGILMKLYRAYVEGDADLVEINPLIFTPDKRVHVLDAKVTLDGNSVFRHGDYAQYDETQPRDERESAAHDKGLQYVGLEGSVGVIANGAGLAMSTVDVVNQVGGAPANFLDIGGGANADVMAGAMEVINNDPNVKSIFINIFGGITRGEEVANGIIEAMNRVKIDAPIVIRLDGTNADEGREILRPHLGDALQMEDTMLDAARRAVELAN
- the pcrA gene encoding DNA helicase PcrA, with the protein product MVAATPIFDGLNPAQYDAVLHQHGPLLVVAGAGSGKTRVLTHRIAHLIDQGASPFEILAITFTNKAADEMRHRVGGLIGPVAEKMWVSTFHSACVRILRRDAVVLGYPSSFSIYDQADAVRLTGYVLRDLGIDPKKFPPRSVHGHISTAKNELVGPDQYRDTAGTIFERKIGDAYLEYQSRLRKAGAMDFDDLLTVTVELFKAAPDVLAHYQQRFQHVMVDEYQDTNKAQNEIVLMLAEQHRNICVVGDSDQSIYRFRGADIRNILEFEHAFPDATVIVLDQNYRSTQTILDAANAVIARNAGRKPKDLWTDKTGGDRIVRYQGDDESDEAAWVAGEMSRLHSHGDIRWSDIAVFFRTNAQSRILEEHLVKMGIPYKVVGGTRFYDRREVKDALAYLKAVANPADEVSLKRIINTPKRGVGDSSIAKVDAWATANGVTFVEALRDWEAAGVSGRAAKGIVGFIEMLDAMTGLVDEGPAAVLESALERSGYLDELRAERSIEAEGRLENLAELLGSAREHDSIAEFLEQVSLVADTDDLDGDESQVVIMTLHSAKGLEFPTVFMMGLEDGVFPHLRSLGEPDELEEERRLCYVGITRGQERLYLTNAWSRTIFGSTQYNPPSRFIDEIPAELLEDRSSRPGRGGGRPSLRSLDRLDDSDFSAPIGSGRGLSLSSRQEERRARRRQEARERVVERAMQAGAEASASASGPQLRPGDDVRHAKYGDGVVLDVIGIGENAELVVRFPDAGEKRLLLGWAPIEKI
- a CDS encoding cyclic nucleotide-binding domain-containing protein, encoding MGEEVSPPAWFARLMTLEASRAMVEVAYSPGQVLMGAGTSGDEFIILTTGTCRVVERLTMSGVHHPVGVEGPEIARVDAYALLGEIGLLTRAQHRHDVVAVGQVTGLKGDAATFAELLEDRELAEMIGSTAAQRLASQVVPVPAETDRGHLTMLRPMLPVDRPDYIHKLATASAETILNRFFSRARPTPKVIERLLNIDFVHQFVWVASDPDDLAVTWGEGRYILDPRCQNGVEMAVTVDEDQRGKGLGNLLVGAVAASAAAAGFDEFTAYVLAENAAMRAVLNRAGASWKRFEPGVVSTSIHPLAVAEALIPDLIGPITAATSDLIHAAEVALS
- a CDS encoding TIGR03621 family F420-dependent LLM class oxidoreductase, with translation MTRRPFRFGVQASRATSADEWKDLARKAEDLGYSTLTMADHFDDQLAAGPALAMAAEATTKLRLGTIVYCNDYRHPVVLAKEAATLDLLTEGRFEFGLGAGWMTSDYASSGIELEPAGRRIDRMLESLEICRRLFGDAPVDFKGEHYQISGLSGGPRPRTPGGPPVFIGGGGPRMLREAGRHADMVGINFNLNPGVISAELGPDATPERADEKISWVKAGAGDRWNDIEIQVRIHLATVTDDRMSMAEMLAPAFGLTTDQALGSPFALVGTAQQIAEDLLARRERWAISYITVSADAMDQMGAVIELLDGR